One window of Anaerolineales bacterium genomic DNA carries:
- a CDS encoding trimethylamine methyltransferase family protein: MRPKLTLLSDYIIARILAEAYELLLRPGIKVQNEEARHLLKREGVLIDADTHVAQIPSSLVHRALESAPREFHLYDYHGNPTVHYGGDSVHFDPGSSGITMLNPDTLEHDTTETEHLVRLLKVAEQIPQYDAQSTAVICHDVPKDIQDSYRLYLALLYSKKPIVTGAFTNQTVQEMIDMLALFAGSPEAAREKPRAIFDVCPAPPLIWSNFGAGNLIQLARAGIPAEIVSVPLAGAAAPVTMLGTVTQHTAEVLAGITIHQLAHPGSPIVWGGAAAIFDMKKGATPMGAIETAMLDCSYAQVAKTLGMPTHTYLGATDSKLVDAQAGLESGITAMVGALSGINMISGSGMLDFLACHSVEKLVIDAEGIAMAKRMVMGVKQHTDTLATGFYDEKINFKGGDFLKQKITMQLFREEQHLPSDIIDRNSTRQWKESGSLDAFGRAKLRVKELLASYTRPELDPNQTARLHSYMLDLAKKAGIEELPRLEDLEVA, translated from the coding sequence ATGAGACCAAAACTAACCCTGCTCAGCGATTACATCATCGCCCGCATCCTTGCGGAAGCGTACGAATTATTATTGCGCCCCGGCATCAAAGTTCAGAATGAAGAAGCGCGCCATCTGCTTAAGCGCGAAGGTGTGCTCATTGACGCGGATACCCACGTTGCACAGATACCCTCCTCACTCGTACACCGCGCCTTGGAAAGCGCGCCTCGCGAATTCCACCTCTACGACTATCACGGCAACCCCACCGTCCACTACGGCGGCGACTCGGTTCACTTCGACCCGGGTTCCTCCGGCATCACCATGCTCAATCCCGACACGCTCGAGCATGACACGACCGAAACCGAGCACCTCGTCCGCCTGCTCAAAGTAGCGGAACAAATTCCACAATACGACGCACAATCCACCGCCGTGATCTGTCACGACGTTCCCAAAGACATTCAAGATTCCTATCGCCTCTATTTGGCATTGCTCTATTCCAAAAAGCCCATCGTCACCGGTGCCTTCACCAACCAGACCGTGCAAGAGATGATTGACATGCTCGCACTCTTTGCAGGCAGCCCCGAAGCCGCCCGCGAAAAACCGCGAGCCATCTTCGACGTCTGCCCCGCACCGCCATTGATCTGGTCGAACTTTGGGGCGGGCAATCTTATTCAACTTGCGCGTGCAGGCATTCCTGCCGAGATAGTATCTGTGCCGTTGGCAGGCGCGGCGGCTCCCGTCACCATGCTTGGGACGGTCACCCAACACACGGCAGAAGTTCTCGCGGGCATCACCATCCATCAACTCGCGCATCCCGGTTCGCCCATCGTGTGGGGCGGCGCGGCAGCCATCTTCGACATGAAAAAAGGCGCCACACCCATGGGAGCCATCGAAACCGCCATGCTCGATTGTTCGTACGCCCAAGTTGCCAAGACCCTCGGCATGCCCACCCACACCTATCTCGGTGCCACCGACTCCAAACTGGTAGATGCGCAAGCCGGGCTCGAGAGCGGCATCACCGCCATGGTCGGCGCATTGAGCGGCATAAACATGATCTCCGGCTCCGGCATGTTGGACTTCCTGGCCTGTCACAGCGTCGAAAAACTCGTCATCGACGCAGAAGGCATCGCCATGGCAAAGCGCATGGTGATGGGAGTCAAGCAGCACACCGACACCCTCGCCACCGGCTTCTACGATGAAAAGATCAACTTCAAAGGCGGCGACTTCCTCAAGCAAAAAATAACGATGCAACTTTTCCGCGAAGAACAGCATCTACCCAGCGACATCATCGACCGCAACTCGACCCGCCAGTGGAAAGAGTCCGGCTCTTTGGATGCATTCGGCAGAGCCAAACTGCGTGTGAAGGAATTGCTCGCCTCTTACACCCGACCTGAACTTGATCCCAACCAGACAGCGCGACTCCACTCGTACATGCTCGACCTCGCTAAAAAGGCAGGCATTGAAGAATTACCCAGGCTGGAAGATTTAGAAGTTGCATGA